One segment of Theobroma cacao cultivar B97-61/B2 chromosome 9, Criollo_cocoa_genome_V2, whole genome shotgun sequence DNA contains the following:
- the LOC18590444 gene encoding uncharacterized protein LOC18590444 isoform X2: MEEMKVPPWLESLLSTAFFTICPRHRDTPRNECNMYCLDCMNDAFCFYCRSSRHKDHLVIQIRRSSYHDVVRVAEIQKVLDISGVQTYVINSARVLFLNERPLPKSSSSSSKGVSHLCEICSRSLLDPFRFCSLGCKLVGTRNNGDTSFLLSNKDEEEVTIRRREGIAPSRLPSKEEEELREGSPQEMYRGTPNPAHSNSRRRKGIPHRAPLGS, from the exons ATG GAAGAAATGAAGGTACCGCCATGGCTTGAATCATTGTTATCGACTGCATTCTTCACCATCTGCCCAAGACATAGAGACACACCGCGAAACGAATGTAATATGTATTGCCTGGATTGCATGAATGATGCATTTTGCTTCTATTGCCGATCCTCGAGACACAAAGATCATCTCGTAATTCAG ATCAGGCGGTCATCATACCATGATGTTGTCAGAGTGGCTGAAATCCAAAAGGTTTTGGATATAAGTGGAGTGCAAACTTATGTGATAAACAGTGCAAGAGTTCTTTTCCTAAATGAGAGACCCCTGCCGAAGAGTAGTAGCAGTAGCAGCAAAGGGGTCTCTCATTTGTGTGAAATATGTAGCAGAAGTCTTTTGGATCCCTTTCGTTTCTGTTCTTTGGGATGTAAG CTTGTAGGAACAAGGAATAACGGGGACACGAGCTTTCTTTTAAGCAACAAGGATGAGGAAGAAGTAACGATACGAAGAAGAGAAGGAATTGCGCCGAGTAGGTTGCcatcaaaagaagaagaagaattgcGTGAAGGAAGCCCACAAGAAATGTACAGAGGCACGCCTAATCCAGCTCATTCTAATTCAAGGAGAAGAAAAGGCATCCCTCATAGGGCACCTTTGGGGTCCTAA
- the LOC18590444 gene encoding uncharacterized protein LOC18590444 isoform X1, producing MKVPPWLESLLSTAFFTICPRHRDTPRNECNMYCLDCMNDAFCFYCRSSRHKDHLVIQIRRSSYHDVVRVAEIQKVLDISGVQTYVINSARVLFLNERPLPKSSSSSSKGVSHLCEICSRSLLDPFRFCSLGCKLVGTRNNGDTSFLLSNKDEEEVTIRRREGIAPSRLPSKEEEELREGSPQEMYRGTPNPAHSNSRRRKGIPHRAPLGS from the exons ATGAAGGTACCGCCATGGCTTGAATCATTGTTATCGACTGCATTCTTCACCATCTGCCCAAGACATAGAGACACACCGCGAAACGAATGTAATATGTATTGCCTGGATTGCATGAATGATGCATTTTGCTTCTATTGCCGATCCTCGAGACACAAAGATCATCTCGTAATTCAG ATCAGGCGGTCATCATACCATGATGTTGTCAGAGTGGCTGAAATCCAAAAGGTTTTGGATATAAGTGGAGTGCAAACTTATGTGATAAACAGTGCAAGAGTTCTTTTCCTAAATGAGAGACCCCTGCCGAAGAGTAGTAGCAGTAGCAGCAAAGGGGTCTCTCATTTGTGTGAAATATGTAGCAGAAGTCTTTTGGATCCCTTTCGTTTCTGTTCTTTGGGATGTAAG CTTGTAGGAACAAGGAATAACGGGGACACGAGCTTTCTTTTAAGCAACAAGGATGAGGAAGAAGTAACGATACGAAGAAGAGAAGGAATTGCGCCGAGTAGGTTGCcatcaaaagaagaagaagaattgcGTGAAGGAAGCCCACAAGAAATGTACAGAGGCACGCCTAATCCAGCTCATTCTAATTCAAGGAGAAGAAAAGGCATCCCTCATAGGGCACCTTTGGGGTCCTAA
- the LOC18590445 gene encoding cyclin-dependent protein kinase inhibitor SMR2, translated as MSKDHHDNNLQESLQKREQQQEEEEGKEEQGLEKDGGGGGEEEAVASRKDVEEECKTPTSSDHKIPAIQSCPPTPKKKVGPNSHKRKLSESQFFETKRSEEVESFFRSNSEPVTVNSRSIKRRCRSA; from the coding sequence ATGTCCAAGGATCACCATGATAATAATCTTCAAGAAAGTCTACAAAAACGTGAACAACagcaagaagaagaagaaggaaaagaagaacaagggCTTGAAAAAGatggaggaggaggaggagaagaagaagcgGTGGCATCGAGGAAAGATGTTGAAGAAGAGTGCAAAACGCCAACTTCGAGTGATCACAAGATACCAGCCATTCAAAGCTGCCCACCAACACCCAAGAAGAAAGTGGGACCGAATTCCCACAAGAGAAAATTGTCGGAGTCGCAGTTCTTCGAAACCAAGAGAAGTGAGGAGGTAGAGTCGTTTTTTCGATCCAATTCTGAGCCAGTTACTGTTAACTCTCGTAGCATCAAGAGGAGATGTAGGAGTGCTTGA